The Methanotorris formicicus Mc-S-70 genome includes a window with the following:
- a CDS encoding ATP-binding protein, which yields MEFFNREKEIKDLTNILSFEPNLIYFIYGPINSGKTALINEIIKKLPNDYIVFYIDLRAHFISRYDDFVRVLFKAHKTDIDDVKEFLRIIVPKLPNEIFGIPIPKDLLNELFKDKKSDDVFEYIIDVFEELQLMGKKPILIIDVLETFGFQNLCRFAPKNLQVIGDLKINGYLIYELFNFFISLTKHRHLAHILCLSSDSLFIDKVYNEAMLQDRCKYYLVDDFDYETTKEFLKRHGFNDEETETVWEYFGGKPIKLIDIIQEKALGRDVKEYCKKSLIFKVR from the coding sequence ATGGAATTTTTTAATAGAGAGAAGGAAATAAAAGATTTAACTAACATCCTATCTTTTGAACCAAATTTAATTTATTTTATATATGGTCCAATAAATAGCGGAAAAACTGCCTTAATTAATGAAATCATCAAAAAATTACCAAACGACTATATAGTTTTTTATATTGATTTAAGAGCACATTTTATATCAAGATATGATGATTTTGTTAGGGTATTATTTAAAGCACACAAAACAGATATTGACGATGTTAAAGAATTTTTAAGGATTATTGTTCCTAAACTACCAAATGAGATTTTTGGTATTCCTATTCCAAAGGATTTACTAAATGAGTTGTTTAAGGATAAAAAATCAGACGATGTTTTTGAATATATTATTGATGTTTTTGAGGAATTGCAATTAATGGGGAAAAAACCAATCTTAATAATTGATGTCTTGGAAACCTTCGGTTTCCAAAATCTTTGTCGCTTCGCTCCAAAGAACTTACAAGTTATTGGGGACTTAAAGATTAATGGTTACTTAATTTATGAATTATTTAACTTCTTCATCAGTTTAACCAAACATAGACATTTGGCACATATTTTATGTTTAAGTTCTGATTCCTTATTTATTGATAAGGTTTATAATGAAGCGATGTTGCAAGATAGATGTAAATATTATTTAGTTGATGATTTTGATTATGAGACAACAAAGGAATTTTTAAAAAGACATGGTTTTAATGATGAAGAAACAGAGACCGTTTGGGAATACTTTGGAGGAAAACCAATAAAATTGATTGATATTATTCAAGAAAAAGCATTAGGTAGGGATGTTAAAGAATACTGCAAAAAATCTTTGATATTTAAAGTTAGATAG
- the ftsY gene encoding signal recognition particle-docking protein FtsY produces the protein MFGKLKEKLGKTVSKLTEKIYKKGEAKEVTPEKVENETQIIKSEKEHGLKCDTLVKEKEEKEKIEETPQKKEISFFDRFKITKTIKKVLKKEVVITEDDIEDVLEELELELLEADVAYVVVEKIIESLKDQLIGMKISPNDDPGEVTINALKNAIREILSQEVIDVEEIIKEKKKKGEPAVFVFVGINGTGKTTSIAKLAYKLKNKGYSVVLAAGDTFRAGAIEQLEQHAKNVGVRVIKHQKGADSAAVIYDAIQHAKARGIDVVLADTAGRQATNINLMDEMKKVVRVTKPDLVIFVGDALAGNDAIYQAEEFNNAVNIDGVILTKVDADAKGGSALSIAYAIGKPILYLGVGQRYGDLIEFDVDWMINKLFGEEEVKFSTEREF, from the coding sequence ATGTTTGGGAAATTGAAGGAGAAATTGGGAAAAACGGTCTCAAAACTCACTGAAAAGATATATAAAAAGGGAGAAGCAAAAGAAGTAACTCCTGAAAAGGTAGAGAATGAAACCCAAATAATAAAGAGTGAAAAAGAACATGGTTTAAAATGCGATACTCTAGTCAAAGAGAAGGAAGAAAAAGAAAAAATAGAAGAAACTCCACAGAAGAAAGAAATTAGTTTCTTTGATAGGTTCAAAATTACAAAAACTATTAAAAAAGTTCTTAAAAAAGAAGTTGTTATTACAGAGGATGATATTGAGGATGTTTTAGAAGAGTTGGAGTTGGAATTGTTGGAGGCGGATGTTGCCTATGTTGTTGTTGAAAAAATTATTGAATCATTAAAAGACCAACTAATTGGAATGAAAATCTCTCCTAATGATGATCCAGGAGAAGTTACAATAAATGCATTAAAAAATGCCATAAGGGAAATTTTGTCCCAAGAAGTTATAGATGTTGAAGAAATTATTAAAGAAAAAAAGAAAAAAGGAGAACCTGCTGTCTTTGTATTTGTGGGAATTAATGGAACTGGAAAAACCACATCCATTGCAAAGTTGGCATATAAATTAAAAAATAAAGGTTATTCTGTTGTTTTAGCGGCGGGAGATACATTTAGAGCAGGAGCAATTGAGCAATTGGAGCAGCATGCAAAAAACGTCGGTGTTAGGGTTATAAAGCATCAGAAAGGGGCAGATAGTGCAGCAGTTATTTATGATGCTATACAGCATGCAAAGGCAAGGGGTATTGATGTTGTTTTAGCAGATACTGCAGGAAGGCAGGCGACAAATATCAACCTAATGGATGAAATGAAAAAGGTTGTTAGGGTTACAAAGCCAGATTTGGTTATATTTGTTGGTGATGCATTGGCTGGAAATGATGCAATTTATCAGGCGGAGGAATTTAATAACGCAGTGAATATTGATGGAGTTATCTTAACCAAGGTCGATGCAGATGCAAAAGGAGGATCTGCCTTATCTATCGCCTATGCCATTGGAAAACCAATTTTGTATTTGGGTGTTGGGCAGAGGTATGGGGATTTAATTGAATTTGATGTAGATTGGATGATTAATAAGCTGTTTGGTGAGGAAGAAGTTAAATTTTCAACGGAAAGGGAGTTCTAA
- the pscS gene encoding O-phospho-L-seryl-tRNA:Cys-tRNA synthase, translating to MKINLDKYKNLTRNFEREIINLNPIQRGGILPVEAKKAVYEFWDGYSVCDYCGGRLDQVSTPPICEFLEDFSKFVNLDISRPTHGAREGKFIVMHSICNEGDYVVVDGNAHYTTYVSAERSRLNVVDVESDGYPTFRINPEKYKEVIDNLEDKGKNIGLILLTHVDGNFGNVEDAKKVGKIAKEKGYPFLLNCAYSVGRMPVDGKKLNADFIVASGHKSMSASGPCGLLAFKEEFAEKILKTSEKFPIKEIEMLGCTSRGLPIVTLMASFPHVVERVKRWDEEVKKTRYVVDELEKIGFKQLGVKPKEHDLIKFETPVLDEIAKKDKRRGFFFYEELKKRGIGGIRRGVTKEIKMSVYGLTWEQVEYVVNAIKGVVETHK from the coding sequence TTGAAGATTAATTTGGATAAATATAAGAATCTTACAAGGAACTTTGAAAGGGAAATTATAAACCTAAACCCAATCCAAAGAGGAGGAATACTACCAGTTGAAGCAAAAAAGGCAGTTTATGAGTTTTGGGATGGTTACAGTGTATGCGATTACTGCGGTGGGAGATTAGACCAGGTTTCTACGCCTCCAATATGTGAGTTTTTGGAGGACTTTTCAAAGTTTGTAAATTTGGACATCTCAAGACCTACACATGGAGCAAGAGAAGGAAAATTCATAGTTATGCATTCAATTTGTAATGAAGGGGATTATGTAGTTGTGGATGGGAATGCCCACTACACAACTTATGTTTCTGCTGAAAGGTCAAGATTGAATGTTGTAGATGTTGAAAGTGATGGATATCCAACATTTAGAATAAATCCAGAGAAATATAAAGAGGTTATTGATAATTTGGAGGATAAGGGTAAAAATATTGGCTTAATTTTATTAACTCACGTCGATGGGAATTTTGGGAATGTTGAAGATGCTAAAAAGGTTGGAAAGATAGCAAAAGAAAAGGGATATCCATTTTTATTGAACTGTGCTTACAGTGTTGGGAGAATGCCAGTAGATGGGAAAAAATTAAACGCTGACTTCATTGTAGCATCGGGGCATAAGAGTATGTCTGCATCAGGACCATGTGGTTTATTGGCATTTAAAGAAGAATTTGCGGAGAAGATATTAAAAACATCAGAGAAATTCCCAATAAAAGAAATTGAAATGCTTGGATGTACAAGTAGGGGATTGCCTATAGTTACATTAATGGCAAGTTTTCCACATGTAGTTGAGAGGGTAAAAAGATGGGATGAAGAGGTTAAAAAAACAAGGTATGTTGTTGATGAGTTGGAGAAAATTGGATTTAAGCAATTGGGGGTAAAACCAAAGGAACATGATTTAATTAAATTTGAAACACCAGTATTGGATGAAATTGCTAAAAAAGATAAAAGAAGGGGATTCTTCTTCTATGAAGAGTTAAAGAAAAGAGGTATTGGTGGAATTAGGAGGGGAGTAACAAAGGAAATTAAGATGAGCGTTTATGGCTTAACATGGGAGCAAGTGGAGTATGTTGTAAATGCCATTAAAGGGGTTGTTGAGACACATAAGTGA